In a genomic window of Myxococcaceae bacterium JPH2:
- a CDS encoding ABC transporter permease — MRAFWDNLRLALGTFLGNPLRSLLTLVGIVIGVATVITMMALIEGLSVKVNRDLGGLGAHTFEVTKWPSGFGRFNWAKYAKRKDLRMEEVRAIQEGCPSVLAATPMDDQGGQKVATSARETRPSVRVVGTEPSYPLTSGVSVAEGRFFNETESLDGRPVVVLGLDVADALFPGVDPVGYEVRIQGRPFLVIGILQKRGSFMGMMSLDNQVTVPMKVFQQLYGKNRSLDIDIQARDGQVFQKAQDEVTHLLRRRRDLTPRDANDFEIHTNESMTASFNQLSKVIALAGVGVCLLSLVVGGIGILNIMLVSVTERTREIGIRKALGAKRRRILGQFATEAILLSLIGGTLGVALGFGLTFLGQWVLLFPMQVPVWAVVLSLVMSCGVGLVFGIYPAARAAKLDPVEAMRSE, encoded by the coding sequence ATGCGCGCGTTCTGGGACAACCTTCGGCTGGCGCTCGGCACGTTCCTGGGGAACCCGCTGCGCTCCCTGCTGACGCTGGTGGGCATCGTCATCGGGGTGGCCACGGTCATCACGATGATGGCCCTCATCGAGGGGCTCAGCGTCAAGGTGAACCGGGACCTCGGCGGGCTGGGGGCCCACACCTTCGAGGTGACGAAGTGGCCCTCCGGGTTCGGGCGCTTCAACTGGGCCAAGTACGCCAAGCGCAAGGACCTGCGGATGGAGGAGGTGCGCGCCATCCAGGAGGGCTGCCCGTCCGTGCTCGCGGCCACGCCCATGGATGATCAGGGCGGGCAGAAGGTCGCCACCTCGGCGCGCGAGACGCGGCCGTCCGTGCGCGTGGTGGGGACGGAGCCCTCGTATCCGCTGACGAGCGGGGTGTCCGTCGCGGAGGGTCGCTTCTTCAACGAGACGGAGTCGTTGGACGGGCGCCCGGTCGTGGTGCTGGGGCTCGATGTCGCGGACGCGCTGTTCCCGGGGGTGGACCCGGTGGGCTACGAGGTGCGCATCCAGGGGCGGCCCTTCCTCGTCATTGGCATCCTGCAGAAGCGCGGCAGCTTCATGGGGATGATGAGCCTGGACAACCAGGTGACGGTCCCGATGAAGGTCTTCCAGCAGCTCTACGGGAAGAACCGCTCGCTCGACATCGACATCCAGGCTCGGGATGGCCAGGTGTTCCAGAAGGCGCAGGACGAGGTGACGCACCTGCTGCGCCGTCGCCGCGACCTGACGCCGCGCGACGCGAACGACTTCGAGATTCACACCAACGAGTCGATGACCGCGTCCTTCAACCAGCTCTCGAAGGTCATCGCGCTGGCGGGCGTGGGCGTGTGCCTGTTGTCGCTGGTGGTGGGCGGCATCGGCATCCTCAACATCATGCTGGTGTCGGTGACCGAGCGGACGCGGGAGATTGGCATCCGCAAGGCCCTGGGCGCCAAGCGCCGCCGCATCCTCGGGCAGTTCGCCACCGAGGCCATCCTGCTGTCCCTGATTGGCGGCACGCTGGGGGTGGCGCTCGGCTTCGGGCTGACGTTCCTGGGGCAGTGGGTGCTGCTGTTCCCCATGCAGGTGCCGGTCTGGGCCGTGGTCCTCTCGCTGGTCATGAGCTGCGGCGTGGGGCTGGTGTTCGGCATCTATCCGGCGGCCCGGGCCGCGAAGCTCGATCCCGTCGAGGCGATGCGCTCGGAGTGA
- a CDS encoding ABC transporter permease — MSFRQGFRVDVLEGGRIALFSLRANRMRTVLTTLGIGIGVATLLAIVGIIQGLNTSFHNQLATLGANTLYVSKFPWVFRGDWWLFRNRKNFTLEQVARIRAQAPFISAISPAVQRVSDVARGDAQVSSVRITGVMEEYLSVSGYEVATGRFLTSSDDEVTRPVAVLGAEVASSLFPGISPLGQTVRVDGRPFQVVGTLAKKGKVVEENLDLVVLVPFRTFYASFGKGRPMQIAIAVEDAGKVKQYEDQLVGIVRRVRGTPADQPDDFSINKPDTLAQTYEQLTRALYGVAVGVGLITLLVGGIGIMNIMLVSVRERTREIGVRRALGARRRTIVLQFLMEAASVSAVGGLLGTVVGLGTAKIISLITPLAADVRPETVFSGVAFAAVVGLLFGIWPAARAANLDPVEALRYE, encoded by the coding sequence ATGAGCTTTCGCCAAGGCTTCCGGGTGGACGTGCTGGAAGGCGGGCGCATCGCGCTGTTCTCGCTGCGCGCGAACCGCATGCGCACGGTGCTGACCACCCTGGGCATTGGCATCGGGGTGGCCACGCTGTTGGCCATCGTCGGGATCATCCAGGGGCTCAACACGTCGTTCCACAACCAGCTGGCCACGCTGGGGGCCAACACCCTCTACGTGTCCAAGTTCCCCTGGGTCTTCCGAGGGGACTGGTGGCTCTTCCGCAACCGGAAGAACTTCACGCTGGAGCAGGTGGCGCGAATTCGCGCGCAGGCACCGTTCATCAGCGCCATCTCGCCCGCGGTGCAGCGGGTGTCGGACGTCGCGCGCGGCGATGCGCAGGTGTCCAGCGTGCGCATCACTGGCGTGATGGAGGAGTACCTCTCGGTGTCGGGCTACGAGGTGGCCACGGGCCGCTTCCTCACGAGTTCGGACGACGAGGTGACGCGGCCGGTGGCGGTGCTGGGCGCGGAGGTCGCCAGTTCGCTCTTCCCGGGCATCAGCCCCCTGGGGCAGACCGTGCGCGTGGACGGCCGGCCGTTCCAGGTGGTGGGGACGCTGGCCAAGAAGGGGAAGGTGGTGGAGGAGAACCTGGACCTGGTCGTCCTGGTGCCCTTCCGGACCTTCTACGCGAGCTTCGGCAAGGGCCGGCCCATGCAGATCGCCATCGCGGTGGAGGACGCGGGCAAGGTGAAGCAGTACGAGGATCAGCTGGTGGGGATCGTGCGTCGCGTGCGGGGCACGCCCGCGGATCAGCCCGACGACTTCTCCATCAACAAGCCGGACACGCTCGCGCAGACGTATGAGCAGCTCACGCGCGCGCTCTACGGCGTGGCGGTGGGCGTGGGCCTCATCACGCTCTTGGTGGGCGGCATCGGCATCATGAACATCATGCTGGTGTCCGTGCGGGAGCGGACCCGCGAGATAGGCGTGCGGCGCGCGCTGGGGGCTCGGCGGCGCACCATCGTGCTCCAGTTCCTCATGGAGGCCGCGAGCGTGTCCGCGGTGGGCGGACTGCTCGGGACGGTGGTGGGGCTGGGCACGGCGAAGATCATCTCGCTCATCACCCCCCTGGCGGCGGACGTGCGCCCGGAGACGGTCTTCAGCGGGGTGGCGTTCGCGGCGGTGGTGGGGCTCTTGTTCGGCATCTGGCCGGCGGCCCGCGCGGCGAACCTGGACCCGGTGGAAGCGCTCCGCTACGAGTAG
- a CDS encoding ABC transporter ATP-binding protein: protein MSEASGTRQSALIQVEQLTRVFFVGGEEVRALRGISFGVARGEWVAIIGQSGSGKSTLMNVLGCLDTPTSGRYLLNGKDVSRMDDDDLAVIRNVEIGFIFQTFQLLPRETALANVELPLVYRGVPARERRERAKAALDKVQLTHRMHHRPNELSGGQRQRVAIARALVSEPSMLLADEPTGNLDSATGEEIVRLFEQLHKAGHTLVLVTHEPKLAARCPRAIRLSDGEVVADGPGREVALGTGAAVAAVTGGA from the coding sequence GTGAGCGAAGCCAGCGGCACCCGTCAGTCCGCGCTCATCCAGGTGGAGCAGCTCACCCGCGTCTTCTTCGTGGGTGGCGAGGAGGTCCGCGCCCTGCGCGGCATCTCGTTCGGCGTGGCGCGAGGGGAGTGGGTGGCCATCATCGGCCAGTCAGGTTCTGGCAAGAGCACGCTCATGAACGTGCTGGGCTGCCTGGACACTCCCACCAGTGGCCGCTACCTGCTCAACGGCAAGGACGTGTCGCGCATGGATGACGACGACCTCGCCGTCATCCGCAACGTCGAGATCGGCTTCATCTTCCAGACGTTCCAGCTGCTGCCCCGCGAGACGGCGCTCGCCAACGTGGAGCTGCCGCTGGTGTACCGGGGCGTGCCGGCCCGGGAGCGGCGCGAGCGAGCCAAGGCGGCGCTGGACAAGGTGCAGCTCACGCACCGCATGCACCACAGGCCCAACGAGCTGTCCGGCGGTCAGCGCCAGCGCGTGGCCATCGCCCGCGCGCTGGTGTCCGAGCCGTCCATGCTCCTGGCGGACGAGCCCACGGGCAACCTGGACTCGGCCACGGGCGAGGAGATCGTTCGTCTCTTCGAGCAGCTCCACAAGGCGGGCCACACGCTGGTGCTCGTCACGCACGAGCCCAAGCTGGCGGCGCGGTGTCCACGCGCCATTCGCCTGAGTGACGGCGAGGTGGTCGCGGACGGTCCGGGCCGCGAGGTGGCGCTGGGCACGGGGGCGGCGGTGGCGGCGGTGACGGGAGGCGCATGA